One Rhododendron vialii isolate Sample 1 chromosome 2a, ASM3025357v1 genomic region harbors:
- the LOC131317956 gene encoding dof zinc finger protein DOF4.6 isoform X2 translates to MDTAHWPQEIVVKPMEEIVIVVAQNNNNTSSISAKQASLERRVRPQKEQALNCPRCNSTNTKFCYYNNYSLSQPRYFCKTCRRYWTEGGSLRNIPVGGGSRKNKKSSSSMSMSSAPNSASSTSSSSKKLLQQLPHHDHHLAPNFQNPSNTNKICEEGQDLNLGFPSQYHDFKTISELIQVPNFDNNKINGVNNPNSSSSHHHHHLSALELLTGISTGTHATTRGLNSFMPIPVSDPNSIYSSGYSHMQDFKPTLNFSLDGNISGSGGGGGGGYGILQESGGGGGRVLFPFEDLKQVSSSSDIDHQNRGDQGGDSTGYWNGVLGGGSW, encoded by the exons ATGGATACTGCTCATTGGCCACAG GAGATAGTGGTGAAACCAATGGAAGAAATAGTT ATAGTAGTAGcacaaaacaacaacaatacaAGCTCAATATCAGCAAAACAAGCATCATTAGAGAGAAGGGTAAGGCCACAGAAGGAGCAAGCACTGAACTGCCCAAGGTGCAACTCAACCAACACAAAATTCTGCTACTACAACAACTACAGCCTCTCCCAGCCAAGGTACTTCTGCAAGACCTGCAGGAGGTACTGGACTGAAGGTGGGTCCCTCAGGAACATCCCTGTGGGCGGTGGatcaagaaagaacaagaaatctTCATCATCAATGTCAATGTCATCGGCTCCAAATTCAGCTTCTTCCACTTCATCATCTTCAAAGAAGTTGCTGCAACAACTCCCTCACCATGATCATCATCTTGCTCCAAATTTTCAGAACCCTAGTAATACTAACAAGATTTGCGAAGAAGGGCAAGATCTCAACTTGGGTTTCCCATCTCAGTACCATGATTTCAAAACCATATCTGAGCTTATTCAAGTGCCCAATTTTGATAACAACAAGATTAATGGTGTTAACAACCCTAATTCTTCGTCgtctcaccaccaccaccacctttcaGCTTTGGAGCTTTTGACTGGGATTAGTACTGGTACTCATGCTACTACAAGGGGGTTGAATTCGTTCATGCCGATACCGGTATCGGATCCGAACTCGATTTACTCTTCTGGGTATTCTCATATGCAGGATTTTAAGCCAACCCTTAATTTCTCACTTGATGGGAATATtagtggaagtggtggtggtggtggtggtgggtatgGAATATTGCAAGaaagcggtggtggtggtgggagggtTTTATTTCCATTTGAAGATCTGAAACAAGTCTCAAGCTCCTCCGATATTGATCACCAAAATAGAGGAGATCAAGGTGGAGATTCAACTGGGTATTGGAATGGTGTTTTGGGTGGTGGATCATGGTAa
- the LOC131317956 gene encoding dof zinc finger protein DOF4.6 isoform X4, whose product MDTAHWPQEIVLKPMEEIVVAQNNNNTSSISAKQASLERRVRPQKEQALNCPRCNSTNTKFCYYNNYSLSQPRYFCKTCRRYWTEGGSLRNIPVGGGSRKNKKSSSSMSMSSAPNSASSTSSSSKKLLQQLPHHDHHLAPNFQNPSNTNKICEEGQDLNLGFPSQYHDFKTISELIQVPNFDNNKINGVNNPNSSSSHHHHHLSALELLTGISTGTHATTRGLNSFMPIPVSDPNSIYSSGYSHMQDFKPTLNFSLDGNISGSGGGGGGGYGILQESGGGGGRVLFPFEDLKQVSSSSDIDHQNRGDQGGDSTGYWNGVLGGGSW is encoded by the exons ATGGATACTGCTCATTGGCCACAG GAGATAGTGCTGAAACCAATGGAAGAGATAGTAGTAGcacaaaacaacaacaatacaAGCTCAATATCAGCAAAACAAGCATCATTAGAGAGAAGGGTAAGGCCACAGAAGGAGCAAGCACTGAACTGCCCAAGGTGCAACTCAACCAACACAAAATTCTGCTACTACAACAACTACAGCCTCTCCCAGCCAAGGTACTTCTGCAAGACCTGCAGGAGGTACTGGACTGAAGGTGGGTCCCTCAGGAACATCCCTGTGGGCGGTGGatcaagaaagaacaagaaatctTCATCATCAATGTCAATGTCATCGGCTCCAAATTCAGCTTCTTCCACTTCATCATCTTCAAAGAAGTTGCTGCAACAACTCCCTCACCATGATCATCATCTTGCTCCAAATTTTCAGAACCCTAGTAATACTAACAAGATTTGCGAAGAAGGGCAAGATCTCAACTTGGGTTTCCCATCTCAGTACCATGATTTCAAAACCATATCTGAGCTTATTCAAGTGCCCAATTTTGATAACAACAAGATTAATGGTGTTAACAACCCTAATTCTTCGTCgtctcaccaccaccaccacctttcaGCTTTGGAGCTTTTGACTGGGATTAGTACTGGTACTCATGCTACTACAAGGGGGTTGAATTCGTTCATGCCGATACCGGTATCGGATCCGAACTCGATTTACTCTTCTGGGTATTCTCATATGCAGGATTTTAAGCCAACCCTTAATTTCTCACTTGATGGGAATATtagtggaagtggtggtggtggtggtggtgggtatgGAATATTGCAAGaaagcggtggtggtggtgggagggtTTTATTTCCATTTGAAGATCTGAAACAAGTCTCAAGCTCCTCCGATATTGATCACCAAAATAGAGGAGATCAAGGTGGAGATTCAACTGGGTATTGGAATGGTGTTTTGGGTGGTGGATCATGGTAa
- the LOC131317956 gene encoding dof zinc finger protein DOF4.6 isoform X3, whose product MDTAHWPQEIVVKPMEEIIVVAQNNNNTSSISAKQASLERRVRPQKEQALNCPRCNSTNTKFCYYNNYSLSQPRYFCKTCRRYWTEGGSLRNIPVGGGSRKNKKSSSSMSMSSAPNSASSTSSSSKKLLQQLPHHDHHLAPNFQNPSNTNKICEEGQDLNLGFPSQYHDFKTISELIQVPNFDNNKINGVNNPNSSSSHHHHHLSALELLTGISTGTHATTRGLNSFMPIPVSDPNSIYSSGYSHMQDFKPTLNFSLDGNISGSGGGGGGGYGILQESGGGGGRVLFPFEDLKQVSSSSDIDHQNRGDQGGDSTGYWNGVLGGGSW is encoded by the exons ATGGATACTGCTCATTGGCCACAG GAGATAGTGGTGAAACCAATGGAAGAAATA ATAGTAGTAGcacaaaacaacaacaatacaAGCTCAATATCAGCAAAACAAGCATCATTAGAGAGAAGGGTAAGGCCACAGAAGGAGCAAGCACTGAACTGCCCAAGGTGCAACTCAACCAACACAAAATTCTGCTACTACAACAACTACAGCCTCTCCCAGCCAAGGTACTTCTGCAAGACCTGCAGGAGGTACTGGACTGAAGGTGGGTCCCTCAGGAACATCCCTGTGGGCGGTGGatcaagaaagaacaagaaatctTCATCATCAATGTCAATGTCATCGGCTCCAAATTCAGCTTCTTCCACTTCATCATCTTCAAAGAAGTTGCTGCAACAACTCCCTCACCATGATCATCATCTTGCTCCAAATTTTCAGAACCCTAGTAATACTAACAAGATTTGCGAAGAAGGGCAAGATCTCAACTTGGGTTTCCCATCTCAGTACCATGATTTCAAAACCATATCTGAGCTTATTCAAGTGCCCAATTTTGATAACAACAAGATTAATGGTGTTAACAACCCTAATTCTTCGTCgtctcaccaccaccaccacctttcaGCTTTGGAGCTTTTGACTGGGATTAGTACTGGTACTCATGCTACTACAAGGGGGTTGAATTCGTTCATGCCGATACCGGTATCGGATCCGAACTCGATTTACTCTTCTGGGTATTCTCATATGCAGGATTTTAAGCCAACCCTTAATTTCTCACTTGATGGGAATATtagtggaagtggtggtggtggtggtggtgggtatgGAATATTGCAAGaaagcggtggtggtggtgggagggtTTTATTTCCATTTGAAGATCTGAAACAAGTCTCAAGCTCCTCCGATATTGATCACCAAAATAGAGGAGATCAAGGTGGAGATTCAACTGGGTATTGGAATGGTGTTTTGGGTGGTGGATCATGGTAa
- the LOC131317956 gene encoding dof zinc finger protein DOF4.6 isoform X1 translates to MTTPFHRDSGETNGRNSCSFSLACFYLEIVLKPMEEIVVAQNNNNTSSISAKQASLERRVRPQKEQALNCPRCNSTNTKFCYYNNYSLSQPRYFCKTCRRYWTEGGSLRNIPVGGGSRKNKKSSSSMSMSSAPNSASSTSSSSKKLLQQLPHHDHHLAPNFQNPSNTNKICEEGQDLNLGFPSQYHDFKTISELIQVPNFDNNKINGVNNPNSSSSHHHHHLSALELLTGISTGTHATTRGLNSFMPIPVSDPNSIYSSGYSHMQDFKPTLNFSLDGNISGSGGGGGGGYGILQESGGGGGRVLFPFEDLKQVSSSSDIDHQNRGDQGGDSTGYWNGVLGGGSW, encoded by the exons ATGACAACACCTTTTCATA GAGATAGTGGTGAAACCAATGGAAGAAATAGTTGTTCTTTTTCCCTTGCTTGCTTCTATCTA GAGATAGTGCTGAAACCAATGGAAGAGATAGTAGTAGcacaaaacaacaacaatacaAGCTCAATATCAGCAAAACAAGCATCATTAGAGAGAAGGGTAAGGCCACAGAAGGAGCAAGCACTGAACTGCCCAAGGTGCAACTCAACCAACACAAAATTCTGCTACTACAACAACTACAGCCTCTCCCAGCCAAGGTACTTCTGCAAGACCTGCAGGAGGTACTGGACTGAAGGTGGGTCCCTCAGGAACATCCCTGTGGGCGGTGGatcaagaaagaacaagaaatctTCATCATCAATGTCAATGTCATCGGCTCCAAATTCAGCTTCTTCCACTTCATCATCTTCAAAGAAGTTGCTGCAACAACTCCCTCACCATGATCATCATCTTGCTCCAAATTTTCAGAACCCTAGTAATACTAACAAGATTTGCGAAGAAGGGCAAGATCTCAACTTGGGTTTCCCATCTCAGTACCATGATTTCAAAACCATATCTGAGCTTATTCAAGTGCCCAATTTTGATAACAACAAGATTAATGGTGTTAACAACCCTAATTCTTCGTCgtctcaccaccaccaccacctttcaGCTTTGGAGCTTTTGACTGGGATTAGTACTGGTACTCATGCTACTACAAGGGGGTTGAATTCGTTCATGCCGATACCGGTATCGGATCCGAACTCGATTTACTCTTCTGGGTATTCTCATATGCAGGATTTTAAGCCAACCCTTAATTTCTCACTTGATGGGAATATtagtggaagtggtggtggtggtggtggtgggtatgGAATATTGCAAGaaagcggtggtggtggtgggagggtTTTATTTCCATTTGAAGATCTGAAACAAGTCTCAAGCTCCTCCGATATTGATCACCAAAATAGAGGAGATCAAGGTGGAGATTCAACTGGGTATTGGAATGGTGTTTTGGGTGGTGGATCATGGTAa
- the LOC131317956 gene encoding dof zinc finger protein DOF4.6 isoform X5 translates to MEIVLKPMEEIVVAQNNNNTSSISAKQASLERRVRPQKEQALNCPRCNSTNTKFCYYNNYSLSQPRYFCKTCRRYWTEGGSLRNIPVGGGSRKNKKSSSSMSMSSAPNSASSTSSSSKKLLQQLPHHDHHLAPNFQNPSNTNKICEEGQDLNLGFPSQYHDFKTISELIQVPNFDNNKINGVNNPNSSSSHHHHHLSALELLTGISTGTHATTRGLNSFMPIPVSDPNSIYSSGYSHMQDFKPTLNFSLDGNISGSGGGGGGGYGILQESGGGGGRVLFPFEDLKQVSSSSDIDHQNRGDQGGDSTGYWNGVLGGGSW, encoded by the exons ATG GAGATAGTGCTGAAACCAATGGAAGAGATAGTAGTAGcacaaaacaacaacaatacaAGCTCAATATCAGCAAAACAAGCATCATTAGAGAGAAGGGTAAGGCCACAGAAGGAGCAAGCACTGAACTGCCCAAGGTGCAACTCAACCAACACAAAATTCTGCTACTACAACAACTACAGCCTCTCCCAGCCAAGGTACTTCTGCAAGACCTGCAGGAGGTACTGGACTGAAGGTGGGTCCCTCAGGAACATCCCTGTGGGCGGTGGatcaagaaagaacaagaaatctTCATCATCAATGTCAATGTCATCGGCTCCAAATTCAGCTTCTTCCACTTCATCATCTTCAAAGAAGTTGCTGCAACAACTCCCTCACCATGATCATCATCTTGCTCCAAATTTTCAGAACCCTAGTAATACTAACAAGATTTGCGAAGAAGGGCAAGATCTCAACTTGGGTTTCCCATCTCAGTACCATGATTTCAAAACCATATCTGAGCTTATTCAAGTGCCCAATTTTGATAACAACAAGATTAATGGTGTTAACAACCCTAATTCTTCGTCgtctcaccaccaccaccacctttcaGCTTTGGAGCTTTTGACTGGGATTAGTACTGGTACTCATGCTACTACAAGGGGGTTGAATTCGTTCATGCCGATACCGGTATCGGATCCGAACTCGATTTACTCTTCTGGGTATTCTCATATGCAGGATTTTAAGCCAACCCTTAATTTCTCACTTGATGGGAATATtagtggaagtggtggtggtggtggtggtgggtatgGAATATTGCAAGaaagcggtggtggtggtgggagggtTTTATTTCCATTTGAAGATCTGAAACAAGTCTCAAGCTCCTCCGATATTGATCACCAAAATAGAGGAGATCAAGGTGGAGATTCAACTGGGTATTGGAATGGTGTTTTGGGTGGTGGATCATGGTAa
- the LOC131317956 gene encoding dof zinc finger protein DOF4.6 isoform X6, translated as MEEIVVAQNNNNTSSISAKQASLERRVRPQKEQALNCPRCNSTNTKFCYYNNYSLSQPRYFCKTCRRYWTEGGSLRNIPVGGGSRKNKKSSSSMSMSSAPNSASSTSSSSKKLLQQLPHHDHHLAPNFQNPSNTNKICEEGQDLNLGFPSQYHDFKTISELIQVPNFDNNKINGVNNPNSSSSHHHHHLSALELLTGISTGTHATTRGLNSFMPIPVSDPNSIYSSGYSHMQDFKPTLNFSLDGNISGSGGGGGGGYGILQESGGGGGRVLFPFEDLKQVSSSSDIDHQNRGDQGGDSTGYWNGVLGGGSW; from the coding sequence ATGGAAGAGATAGTAGTAGcacaaaacaacaacaatacaAGCTCAATATCAGCAAAACAAGCATCATTAGAGAGAAGGGTAAGGCCACAGAAGGAGCAAGCACTGAACTGCCCAAGGTGCAACTCAACCAACACAAAATTCTGCTACTACAACAACTACAGCCTCTCCCAGCCAAGGTACTTCTGCAAGACCTGCAGGAGGTACTGGACTGAAGGTGGGTCCCTCAGGAACATCCCTGTGGGCGGTGGatcaagaaagaacaagaaatctTCATCATCAATGTCAATGTCATCGGCTCCAAATTCAGCTTCTTCCACTTCATCATCTTCAAAGAAGTTGCTGCAACAACTCCCTCACCATGATCATCATCTTGCTCCAAATTTTCAGAACCCTAGTAATACTAACAAGATTTGCGAAGAAGGGCAAGATCTCAACTTGGGTTTCCCATCTCAGTACCATGATTTCAAAACCATATCTGAGCTTATTCAAGTGCCCAATTTTGATAACAACAAGATTAATGGTGTTAACAACCCTAATTCTTCGTCgtctcaccaccaccaccacctttcaGCTTTGGAGCTTTTGACTGGGATTAGTACTGGTACTCATGCTACTACAAGGGGGTTGAATTCGTTCATGCCGATACCGGTATCGGATCCGAACTCGATTTACTCTTCTGGGTATTCTCATATGCAGGATTTTAAGCCAACCCTTAATTTCTCACTTGATGGGAATATtagtggaagtggtggtggtggtggtggtgggtatgGAATATTGCAAGaaagcggtggtggtggtgggagggtTTTATTTCCATTTGAAGATCTGAAACAAGTCTCAAGCTCCTCCGATATTGATCACCAAAATAGAGGAGATCAAGGTGGAGATTCAACTGGGTATTGGAATGGTGTTTTGGGTGGTGGATCATGGTAa
- the LOC131317957 gene encoding uncharacterized protein LOC131317957, translating into MYVKAEATTDLNRNTEWFTYPGVWTTYILILFISWLVVLSVFGCSPGMAWTIVHLAHFLVTYQCFHWKKGTPFAEDQGIYNRLTWWEQMDNGKQLTRNRKFITVVPVVLYLIASHTTDYQHPMLFFNTVAVFVLVVAKFPHMHKVRIFGINADQ; encoded by the exons ATGTATGTGAAAGCGGAGGCGACGACGGATCTGAATCGGAACACGGAGTGGTTCACGTATCCGGGGGTTTGGACCACCTACATCCTCATCCTATTCATCTCCTGGCTCGTTGTTCTTTCTGTCTTCGGTTGCTCCCCTGGCATGGCCTGGACCATCGTCCACCTCGCTCATTTCCTC GTTACTTATCAGTGTTTTCATTGGAAGAAGGGGACTCCATTTGCTGAGGATCAGGGTATCTATAACAGGTTGACATGGTGGGAGCAAATGGATAATGGCAAGCAGCTTACTCGCAATAGGAAGTTTATCACGGTTGTACCTGTCGTCCT GTATTTGATAGCCTCCCACACAACTGACTATCAACACCCGATGCTCTTCTTCAACACCGTGGCAGTGTTTGTGTTAGTTGTTGCCAAGTTCCCGCACATGCACAAGGTTCGCATTTTTGGAATCAATGCCGATCAGTGA
- the LOC131317958 gene encoding BTB/POZ domain-containing protein At3g05675-like isoform X2, whose protein sequence is MPNKFGDRCTSDVIICLRNKEGRPELFYTHSFILKTKSKFFAEKLSGSNSLSSIEIHCSDFDYDYHVDLLRYLYLSPDALLDSWDSVKSAIGILQVSSTLLCEEITLGCVQYLEAVPWEDKEEEEILKVVSKLGPIAMPILARIQPVDLVAAKNVFLSAVRFATSIGGPCPPFGDELKNSAQEQVEYMLAEDEDTPLVTADEEVKEVVKMGLSAMYLSFQKDLSAILYEPDLLSETSERSIMQSLSDLEWICTILPKMDLMKDFVSSWAEISSSILRVVEDKKLESLVWGFKKKLIELTAKVLEAVGYGNVIIPAPSRVQLLRIWLPYIRKMKPLLDSVGDEETGFPYKMDEDLCQSIEGTIVSFILALPSNDQADILADWMKAEQVRYPDLSEAFEIWCYRTKSAKRRLIEGPDRVLSLDLSN, encoded by the coding sequence ATGCCAAACAAGTTCGGTGACCGGTGTACAAGTGATGTGATCATATGCTTGAGAAATAAAGAAGGAAGACCCGAACTATTCTACACCCATTCATTTATCTTGAAAACTAAGAGCAAGTTTTTTGCAGAAAAGCTCTCCGGTTCAAACTCACTTTCTAGCATTGAGATTCATTGCTCAGATTTTGATTACGACTATCATGTTGACCTTTTGAGGTATCTGTATCTTTCCCCCGACGCACTTTTGGACTCGTGGGATTCTGTTAAGTCTGCTATTGGAATTCTTCAGGTTTCATCTACCTTACTCTGTGAAGAGATTACGCTTGGCTGCGTTCAGTATTTGGAAGCTGTCCCTTGGGAGGataaggaagaggaagagatcTTAAAAGTAGTTTCAAAATTGGGTCCAATAGCCATGCCCATATTGGCCAGAATCCAACCAGTTGATTTAGTTGCTGCAAAAAATGTTTTCTTGTCTGCGGTTCGCTTTGCCACTTCCATTGGAGGACCGTGCCCTCCATTTGGTGATGAACTTAAAAATTCTGCTCAAGAACAAGTTGAGTACATGCTTGCGGAAGACGAAGACACTCCGTTGGTGACAGCCGATGAGGAAGTTAAAGAAGTAGTAAAAATGGGTCTTTCCGCAATGTATTTGTCCTTTCAGAAGGACTTATCTGCCATTCTCTATGAACCTGACCTCTTATCCGAAACATCTGAGAGAAGTATAATGCAGAGCCTATCTGACCTAGAATGGATTTGTACAATACTCCCTAAGATGGATTTAATGAAAGATTTTGTCTCCAGTTGGGCAGAAATTTCTTCTTCTATCTTGAGGGTCGTTGAAGACAAGAAACTCGAATCTCTCGTGTGGGGTTTCAAAAAGAAGCTCATAGAATTGACTGCAAAGGTCTTGGAAGCAGTAGGCTACGGAAATGTAATTATTCCCGCACCATCTCGGGTGCAGTTGCTAAGAATCTGGCTACCTTACATAAGGAAGATGAAGCCTCTTCTGGATTCAGTGGGCGACGAGGAGACTGGCTTTCCTTACAAGATGGACGAAGATCTCTGCCAGAGCATCGAAGGTACAATTGTGTCGTTTATACTGGCATTGCCATCGAATGACCAAGCTGATATTCTCGCGGATTGGATGAAAGCCGAGCAGGTGAGATATCCGGACCTTAGCGAGGCTTTTGAGATATGGTGTTACAGAACTAAGTCTGCAAAAAGAAGGTTGATCGAGGGGCCCGACAGAGTTCTTAGCCTTGATTTGTCCAACTGA
- the LOC131317958 gene encoding BTB/POZ domain-containing protein At3g05675-like isoform X1 — protein sequence MQPTPLCRAKSPAIWEGDSSKCTKHEISWTMPNKFGDRCTSDVIICLRNKEGRPELFYTHSFILKTKSKFFAEKLSGSNSLSSIEIHCSDFDYDYHVDLLRYLYLSPDALLDSWDSVKSAIGILQVSSTLLCEEITLGCVQYLEAVPWEDKEEEEILKVVSKLGPIAMPILARIQPVDLVAAKNVFLSAVRFATSIGGPCPPFGDELKNSAQEQVEYMLAEDEDTPLVTADEEVKEVVKMGLSAMYLSFQKDLSAILYEPDLLSETSERSIMQSLSDLEWICTILPKMDLMKDFVSSWAEISSSILRVVEDKKLESLVWGFKKKLIELTAKVLEAVGYGNVIIPAPSRVQLLRIWLPYIRKMKPLLDSVGDEETGFPYKMDEDLCQSIEGTIVSFILALPSNDQADILADWMKAEQVRYPDLSEAFEIWCYRTKSAKRRLIEGPDRVLSLDLSN from the exons ATGCAACCGACTCCTCTCTGCAGGGCAAAG TCACCTGCCATTTGGGAGGGGGACTCTTCCAAATGCACAAAGCATGAAATTTCATGGACAATGCCAAACAAGTTCGGTGACCGGTGTACAAGTGATGTGATCATATGCTTGAGAAATAAAGAAGGAAGACCCGAACTATTCTACACCCATTCATTTATCTTGAAAACTAAGAGCAAGTTTTTTGCAGAAAAGCTCTCCGGTTCAAACTCACTTTCTAGCATTGAGATTCATTGCTCAGATTTTGATTACGACTATCATGTTGACCTTTTGAGGTATCTGTATCTTTCCCCCGACGCACTTTTGGACTCGTGGGATTCTGTTAAGTCTGCTATTGGAATTCTTCAGGTTTCATCTACCTTACTCTGTGAAGAGATTACGCTTGGCTGCGTTCAGTATTTGGAAGCTGTCCCTTGGGAGGataaggaagaggaagagatcTTAAAAGTAGTTTCAAAATTGGGTCCAATAGCCATGCCCATATTGGCCAGAATCCAACCAGTTGATTTAGTTGCTGCAAAAAATGTTTTCTTGTCTGCGGTTCGCTTTGCCACTTCCATTGGAGGACCGTGCCCTCCATTTGGTGATGAACTTAAAAATTCTGCTCAAGAACAAGTTGAGTACATGCTTGCGGAAGACGAAGACACTCCGTTGGTGACAGCCGATGAGGAAGTTAAAGAAGTAGTAAAAATGGGTCTTTCCGCAATGTATTTGTCCTTTCAGAAGGACTTATCTGCCATTCTCTATGAACCTGACCTCTTATCCGAAACATCTGAGAGAAGTATAATGCAGAGCCTATCTGACCTAGAATGGATTTGTACAATACTCCCTAAGATGGATTTAATGAAAGATTTTGTCTCCAGTTGGGCAGAAATTTCTTCTTCTATCTTGAGGGTCGTTGAAGACAAGAAACTCGAATCTCTCGTGTGGGGTTTCAAAAAGAAGCTCATAGAATTGACTGCAAAGGTCTTGGAAGCAGTAGGCTACGGAAATGTAATTATTCCCGCACCATCTCGGGTGCAGTTGCTAAGAATCTGGCTACCTTACATAAGGAAGATGAAGCCTCTTCTGGATTCAGTGGGCGACGAGGAGACTGGCTTTCCTTACAAGATGGACGAAGATCTCTGCCAGAGCATCGAAGGTACAATTGTGTCGTTTATACTGGCATTGCCATCGAATGACCAAGCTGATATTCTCGCGGATTGGATGAAAGCCGAGCAGGTGAGATATCCGGACCTTAGCGAGGCTTTTGAGATATGGTGTTACAGAACTAAGTCTGCAAAAAGAAGGTTGATCGAGGGGCCCGACAGAGTTCTTAGCCTTGATTTGTCCAACTGA
- the LOC131317958 gene encoding BTB/POZ domain-containing protein At3g05675-like isoform X3, with protein MPILARIQPVDLVAAKNVFLSAVRFATSIGGPCPPFGDELKNSAQEQVEYMLAEDEDTPLVTADEEVKEVVKMGLSAMYLSFQKDLSAILYEPDLLSETSERSIMQSLSDLEWICTILPKMDLMKDFVSSWAEISSSILRVVEDKKLESLVWGFKKKLIELTAKVLEAVGYGNVIIPAPSRVQLLRIWLPYIRKMKPLLDSVGDEETGFPYKMDEDLCQSIEGTIVSFILALPSNDQADILADWMKAEQVRYPDLSEAFEIWCYRTKSAKRRLIEGPDRVLSLDLSN; from the coding sequence ATGCCCATATTGGCCAGAATCCAACCAGTTGATTTAGTTGCTGCAAAAAATGTTTTCTTGTCTGCGGTTCGCTTTGCCACTTCCATTGGAGGACCGTGCCCTCCATTTGGTGATGAACTTAAAAATTCTGCTCAAGAACAAGTTGAGTACATGCTTGCGGAAGACGAAGACACTCCGTTGGTGACAGCCGATGAGGAAGTTAAAGAAGTAGTAAAAATGGGTCTTTCCGCAATGTATTTGTCCTTTCAGAAGGACTTATCTGCCATTCTCTATGAACCTGACCTCTTATCCGAAACATCTGAGAGAAGTATAATGCAGAGCCTATCTGACCTAGAATGGATTTGTACAATACTCCCTAAGATGGATTTAATGAAAGATTTTGTCTCCAGTTGGGCAGAAATTTCTTCTTCTATCTTGAGGGTCGTTGAAGACAAGAAACTCGAATCTCTCGTGTGGGGTTTCAAAAAGAAGCTCATAGAATTGACTGCAAAGGTCTTGGAAGCAGTAGGCTACGGAAATGTAATTATTCCCGCACCATCTCGGGTGCAGTTGCTAAGAATCTGGCTACCTTACATAAGGAAGATGAAGCCTCTTCTGGATTCAGTGGGCGACGAGGAGACTGGCTTTCCTTACAAGATGGACGAAGATCTCTGCCAGAGCATCGAAGGTACAATTGTGTCGTTTATACTGGCATTGCCATCGAATGACCAAGCTGATATTCTCGCGGATTGGATGAAAGCCGAGCAGGTGAGATATCCGGACCTTAGCGAGGCTTTTGAGATATGGTGTTACAGAACTAAGTCTGCAAAAAGAAGGTTGATCGAGGGGCCCGACAGAGTTCTTAGCCTTGATTTGTCCAACTGA
- the LOC131317959 gene encoding uncharacterized protein LOC131317959 isoform X1: MLSKSRFSWNPVKKTVECSDEVWATYVAANPDAKHLRGKKIEMLNELAIMCGNDQVCSAKDLNANYSRKTNISDDEYSPISDFNDNVVVEDLCDISTGGGNGFPTQQGNTSSQIPMLGKPSRGPAKPLKYRSTKPKGTELMSETMASVVTNMARLADAYEKSLPCIDYNEIYKALVDVDDIDINSRMNAFYFLSNRMQIL, encoded by the exons ATGTTGAGTAAAAGTCGTTTCTCTTGGAATCCAGTGAAAAAAACGGTCGAGTGCAGCGATGAAGTGTGGGCTACATATGTGGCT GCAAATCCAGATGCAAAACATTTACGAGGCAAGAAGATTGAGATGCTAAATGAACTAGCTATTATGTGTGGCAATGATCAAGTATGTTCAGCAAAGGATCTTAATGCTAACTATTCGAGGAAAACTAATATCAGTGATGATGAGTATTCACCTATATCAGATTTCAATGACAATGTGGTGGTAGAAGACTTATGTGACATTAGCACAGGCGGCGGAAATGGATTTCCAACTCAACAAGGGAATACTAGTAGCCAAATTCCAATGCTAGGCAAGCCTAGCCGTGGACCTGCAAAGCCACTGAAATATCGCTCAACGAAACCAAAAGGAACAGAGCTCATGTCTGAAACGATGGCTTCAGTTGTGACTAACATGGCGAGACTTGCTGATGCATACGAGAAGAGTTTGCCTTGCATAGATTATAATGAGATTTACAAGGCTCTAGTGGATGTTGATGATATTGACATCAATAGCCGGATGAATGCGTTTTACTTTTTGAGTAATAGAATGCAGATCCTATAA